From one Brachypodium distachyon strain Bd21 chromosome 4, Brachypodium_distachyon_v3.0, whole genome shotgun sequence genomic stretch:
- the LOC100837933 gene encoding peptidyl-prolyl cis-trans isomerase FKBP15-1: MAKPQLLLCLLVAAAALLLVASAKKSADVTELQIGVKHKPKSCSIQAHKGDRVKVHYRGKLTDGTVFDSSYERGDPIEFELGTGQVIKGWDQGILGMCVGEKRKLKIPSKLGYGDGGSPPTIPGGATLIFDTELVSVNSEPATKSDDEDEL, from the exons ATGGCGAAGCCGCAGCTTCTTCTCTGCCtgctggtcgccgccgccgcgctgctaCTCGTCG CCTCCGCCAAGAAGTCGGCCGACGTGACGGAGCTCCAGATCGGCGTTAAG CACAAGCCAAAGTCCTGCAGCATTCAAGCACACAAAGGTGACAGGGTTAAAGTTCACTACCGT GGAAAACTTACTGATGGCACAGTTTTTGATTCTAGCTATGAGAGGGGTGACCCGATTGAATTTGAATTGGGCACTGGTCAAGTAATCAAAG GATGGGATCAGGGAATTTTGGGGATGTGTGTTGGTGAGAAGCGGAAGCTGAAGATTCCTTCAAAGCTTGGCTACGGCGATGGGGGATCACCACCTACCATTCCTG GTGGAGCAACTCTCATATTCGATACTGAACTCGTGTCCGTCAACAGTGAGCCAGCCACCAAATCAGACGATGAAGATGAGCTTTAG
- the LOC100837321 gene encoding transcription factor BHLH089 isoform X2, producing MDGDYVASLLMGGGSSGLDFGALGMDGGFLETLCGGGGGVGFAGRAAGMSGAVGGGQFGVAEGSGAASREGSSVSDPAWASYARPDGANAKKRKAPAGASGKGKEAAAAAACFGKVGEATGPESKKCKVEVAPVKPKVEETASDGSAGGERGRKQAKGKSSKSKQADDEPPRDYVHVRARRGQATDSHSLAERVRREKITIKMKMLQDLVPGCNKVIGKALMLDEIINYVQSLQQQVEFLSMKLATVNPQLDFSTLSTLLHKDMNEAFGPSPSSVFPLESAGGAFPFYEQADIFQSFGSGSMENQCPLGLLDTVLPHASNPQYAFHKQNFWDENLQNALHIDNEQSRGNGVSAPNVDGQLQAADHTETEF from the exons ATGGACGGGGACTACGTCGCTAGCCTGCTGATGGGCGGCGGCTCTTCGGGGCTCGACTTCGGCGCGCTGGGGATGGACGGCGGGTTCCTGGAGACgctctgcggcggcggcggcggagtgggGTTCGCGGGACGGGCCGCAGGGATGTCCGGCGCCGTTGGCGGCGGTCAGTTCGGGGTGGCGGAGGGGAGCGGCGCTGCCTCCCGGGAGGGGTCGTCGGTTTCCGACCCCGCGTGGGCGTCCTACGCGAGGCCCGACGGCGCGAATgcgaagaagaggaaggcgcCAGCCGGGGCCAGCGggaagggcaaggaggcggctgctgctgctgcctgttTCGGCAAG GTGGGAGAGGCGACGGGGCCGGAATCGAAGAAATGCAAAGTGGAGGTGGCACCGGTGAAGCCCAaggtggaggagacggcgaGCGATGGCTCCGCCGGTGGGGAGAGGGGGCGGAAACAGGCCAAGGGGAAGAGCTCCAAGTCCAAGCAGGCGGATGATGAGCCGCCTAGGGACTACGTCCATGTCCGGGCCAGGAGAGGGCAGGCAACCGACAGCCACAGCCTTGCAGAGAGG GTTAGAAGAGAGAAGATAACCATCAAGATGAAAATGCTCCAGGACCTGGTGCCAGGATGTAACAAG GTCATTGGCAAAGCACTCATGCTTGATGAGATCATAAACTATGTACAATCGCTGCAGCAACAAGTTGAG TTCTTGTCCATGAAGCTTGCGACCGTGAACCCGCAGCTTGACTTCAGTACTTTGTCAACACTCTTACACAAAGAT ATGAATGAAGCCTTTGGACCTTCACCAAGTTCGGTCTTTCCATTGGAAAGCGCTGGTGGAGCATTTCCATTTTATGAGCAAGCAGATATTTTCCAGTCCTTCGGTTCCGGTTCCATGGAGAACCAATGCCCCCTAGGTTTATTAGACACAGTTCTACCCCACGCGAGCAACCCGCAATATGCTTTTCACAAGCAG AATTTCTGGGACGAGAATCTCCAAAATGCGCTGCATATCGACAATGAGCAAAGCCGAGGGAATGGGGTTTCAGCACCGAATGTTGATG GCCAGTTACAAGCAGCAGATCATACAGAGACCGAGTTCTAG
- the LOC100837321 gene encoding transcription factor BHLH089 isoform X1, with product MDGDYVASLLMGGGSSGLDFGALGMDGGFLETLCGGGGGVGFAGRAAGMSGAVGGGQFGVAEGSGAASREGSSVSDPAWASYARPDGANAKKRKAPAGASGKGKEAAAAAACFGKVGEATGPESKKCKVEVAPVKPKVEETASDGSAGGERGRKQAKGKSSKSKQADDEPPRDYVHVRARRGQATDSHSLAERVRREKITIKMKMLQDLVPGCNKVIGKALMLDEIINYVQSLQQQVEFLSMKLATVNPQLDFSTLSTLLHKDMNEAFGPSPSSVFPLESAGGAFPFYEQADIFQSFGSGSMENQCPLGLLDTVLPHASNPQYAFHKQQQNFWDENLQNALHIDNEQSRGNGVSAPNVDGQLQAADHTETEF from the exons ATGGACGGGGACTACGTCGCTAGCCTGCTGATGGGCGGCGGCTCTTCGGGGCTCGACTTCGGCGCGCTGGGGATGGACGGCGGGTTCCTGGAGACgctctgcggcggcggcggcggagtgggGTTCGCGGGACGGGCCGCAGGGATGTCCGGCGCCGTTGGCGGCGGTCAGTTCGGGGTGGCGGAGGGGAGCGGCGCTGCCTCCCGGGAGGGGTCGTCGGTTTCCGACCCCGCGTGGGCGTCCTACGCGAGGCCCGACGGCGCGAATgcgaagaagaggaaggcgcCAGCCGGGGCCAGCGggaagggcaaggaggcggctgctgctgctgcctgttTCGGCAAG GTGGGAGAGGCGACGGGGCCGGAATCGAAGAAATGCAAAGTGGAGGTGGCACCGGTGAAGCCCAaggtggaggagacggcgaGCGATGGCTCCGCCGGTGGGGAGAGGGGGCGGAAACAGGCCAAGGGGAAGAGCTCCAAGTCCAAGCAGGCGGATGATGAGCCGCCTAGGGACTACGTCCATGTCCGGGCCAGGAGAGGGCAGGCAACCGACAGCCACAGCCTTGCAGAGAGG GTTAGAAGAGAGAAGATAACCATCAAGATGAAAATGCTCCAGGACCTGGTGCCAGGATGTAACAAG GTCATTGGCAAAGCACTCATGCTTGATGAGATCATAAACTATGTACAATCGCTGCAGCAACAAGTTGAG TTCTTGTCCATGAAGCTTGCGACCGTGAACCCGCAGCTTGACTTCAGTACTTTGTCAACACTCTTACACAAAGAT ATGAATGAAGCCTTTGGACCTTCACCAAGTTCGGTCTTTCCATTGGAAAGCGCTGGTGGAGCATTTCCATTTTATGAGCAAGCAGATATTTTCCAGTCCTTCGGTTCCGGTTCCATGGAGAACCAATGCCCCCTAGGTTTATTAGACACAGTTCTACCCCACGCGAGCAACCCGCAATATGCTTTTCACAAGCAG CAACAGAATTTCTGGGACGAGAATCTCCAAAATGCGCTGCATATCGACAATGAGCAAAGCCGAGGGAATGGGGTTTCAGCACCGAATGTTGATG GCCAGTTACAAGCAGCAGATCATACAGAGACCGAGTTCTAG
- the LOC100837622 gene encoding 60S ribosomal protein L32-1, producing MAVPLLTRKIVKKRVKQFKRAHSDRYIGLKTSWRRPKGIDSRVRRKFKGCTLMPNIGYGSDKKTRHYLPNKFKKFVVHNVSELELLMMHNRTYCAEIAHNVSTKKRKEIVERAAQLDVVVTNKLARLRSQEDE from the exons ATGGCGGTGCCGCTGCTGACTAGGAAGATCGTGAAGAAGCGGGTCAAGCAGTTCAAGAGGGCGCACAGCGACCGCTACATCGGGCTCAAG ACAAGCTGGAGGAGGCCAAAGGGTATTGATTCTCGTGTCAGGAGGAAGTTCAAGGGATGCACCTTGATGCCCAATATTGGATATGGCTCTGACAAGAAGACCAGGCACTACCTGCCCAACAAGTTCAAGAAGTTTGTGGTGCACAATGTATCTGAGCTGGAGCTGCTTATGATGCACAACAG GACCTACTGTGCTGAAATCGCTCATAACGTGTCCACAAAGAAGCGCAAGGAGATAGTGGAGCGTGCTGCACAACTCGACGTCGTGGTCACCAACAAGCTTGCCAGGCTTCGCAGCCAGGAGGACGAGTGA